Sequence from the Paraburkholderia acidiphila genome:
CAGATCACGGCCACGTCGCGTCCGGCGTCGAGATGGCGCGAAAGCATTTCTGCCGCGCCGTCGTAGAAGTCGGCGATGATCGCCTCGTACGAGAGCGGCGGTTCGAGCGCTTCAGTCGTCACGGGGTAGACGAGCGGCAGGCGTTCCTGCTGCGCTTCGAGATGGGCCTCGACAATGCCGAACGCATTGCCTTTCTTGCCCTTGGCCACGAAATACGCGACAACGGGAGCGGCCTTGAGCAGGCGCACGGCTTTGAGCGTGAGCAGTTCGGGGTCGCCGGGGCCGACGCCAATGCCGTGCAGACGTCCTTTGCGGATCATTTATTCGGTCTCCGAAGCGAGTGCGTTGACGGCGGCGGCGGCCATCGCGCTGCCGCCGCGGCGGCCGTGCACGACGACGAAGGGCACGCCGTGATGTTCCGCGGCGAGTTGCGCCTTGGACTCGGCCGCGCCGACAAAGCCCACGGGAAAGCCGAGGATGAGCGCGGGACGCGGCGCGCCGGCGGCGATCATGTCGAGCAGGTGAAAGAGCGCCGTGGGCGCATTGCCGATCGCCACCACGCTGCCGGCAAGATGCGGCCGCCACAGTTCGAGAGCGGCCGCCGACCGCGTATTGCCAAGCTCGCGTGCGAGCGTGGGCACGGCGGGGTCGTCGAGCGTGCAGATGACGGCGTTGTTCGCGCTCAGGCGCGCGCGCGTGACGCCGTACGCGACCATTTTCGCGTCGCAGAGTATGGGCGCGCCGGCTGCGAGCGCGTTGCGGCCCGCCGTGCCCGCGCCTGCGGAAAACGCGAGGTCGGCGACGACGTCCACCATGCCGCAGGCGTGAATCACGCGTACGGCGAGTTTTTCGAGGTCGGCGGGAATGCGCGAGAGGTCGGCTTCGGCGCGGATCGTCGCGAACGACTCGC
This genomic interval carries:
- a CDS encoding precorrin-8X methylmutase — its product is MSDYIRDGHAIYRESFATIRAEADLSRIPADLEKLAVRVIHACGMVDVVADLAFSAGAGTAGRNALAAGAPILCDAKMVAYGVTRARLSANNAVICTLDDPAVPTLARELGNTRSAAALELWRPHLAGSVVAIGNAPTALFHLLDMIAAGAPRPALILGFPVGFVGAAESKAQLAAEHHGVPFVVVHGRRGGSAMAAAAVNALASETE